The Bubalus bubalis isolate 160015118507 breed Murrah chromosome 8, NDDB_SH_1, whole genome shotgun sequence sequence ttttattgttttcttgGAAGGTATCTTGGCCTTGGTTCTCTGAAAAATGAAGACTTTGGAACTGgtaagttgttttgttttataaaaactaatttctgtttgtttttagaaAACCAATAGTAAAGTATATACTGTGGATTCTCAATTTCCCCATCATACAGTGTGAATGGGATGGTCAGGTTTTGAAGCTCctgaatatcttctttggtatGGGTTACACTGTCTTTGGTGCCTCATGTGGAGGTGAGGGGCCATCCACCAACTTCACAAAATAATCCCATGATCCCAAAGCCACCCCCATGGTGATATCGATGTGTATCAAGTACTGGCCTTGCCCTGAAgtggactcagccatatataagTTGGATCTGAACTCCACATTGTGATCTCCCACTGCTATATCTTGGGCTTTTAAGAGAACCTCTTTCATTATTCGGGCCCCTGTTTTTTGGTCactgaattccagttgagccaaaGCCTGGTCAAAGGACATGCCTCATATCAATTTTCCCAAATACCACATCTTTGCTGTACTTTGTTTTCAACAATGGTAGATTTCAGCTGGTATCTGAGGAAGTTCTCCAGGTAGTTGTAAAGAATACAcaatttttt is a genomic window containing:
- the LOC123334699 gene encoding 39S ribosomal protein L22, mitochondrial-like; protein product: MSFDQALAQLEFSDQKTGARIMKEVLLKAQDIAVGDHNVEFRSNLYMAESTSGQGQYLIHIDITMGVALGSWDYFVKLVDGPSPPHEAPKTV